In Candidatus Defluviilinea proxima, a single genomic region encodes these proteins:
- the glmS gene encoding glutamine--fructose-6-phosphate transaminase (isomerizing), which yields MCGIVGYIGSRDATPIIINGLKRLEYRGYDSAGVAVINGDQLEVRKDAGKLSQLIDLVSKSPINGAPGIGHTRWATHGAPNARNAHPHLGQTKRVVVVQNGIVENFLELKDELIAEGVEFQSDTDTETIVHLVEHYLATGIGLVEAARKTFNQIHGANVVVLMSADEPDKIVTARIGNAGGVVLGLGESENFIASDTPAIMEHTRNVIFLESRQMAVVTRDTVTIETLDGAKVKPQVHTVSWDPIAAEKGEYRHFMQKEIHEQVRALTDTLAGRVDFVNGKIRLPDLNLTEELAQKIEKIYITACGTAAYAGMVGKYLIEKIARIPVEVVIGSEFRYSDPILNDKTVVLAISQSGETADTLAAMEEGRRKGAIIWSIVNAIGSQAIRVADGFISMQTGPEIGVASTKAFTAPLVDQYMLAILLADMRGVIDEKTRKELVADLRLIPDLVGRTLERESDVEAVAHVLKDIRDCLYLGRGINMPIAYEGALKLKEISYIHAEGYPAGEMKHGPIALIDERMPVICLAPKDPWHEKMISQIQQAKARDGIVIAVATDGDELVRDMSSHVLWIPETPWMLSPVITVLPLQLLAYHIAALRGLDVDQPRNLAKSVTVE from the coding sequence ATGTGTGGAATCGTAGGATATATCGGTTCGCGTGATGCGACACCGATCATCATCAACGGCCTGAAGAGGCTGGAGTATCGCGGCTATGACTCAGCTGGAGTCGCTGTCATCAACGGCGACCAACTTGAAGTGAGGAAAGACGCGGGTAAGTTATCCCAATTAATTGATCTCGTAAGCAAATCCCCCATCAATGGCGCACCGGGCATCGGTCATACGCGCTGGGCAACCCACGGAGCGCCGAACGCGCGTAATGCTCATCCGCATCTCGGACAAACAAAGCGCGTGGTCGTTGTGCAGAATGGCATCGTGGAAAATTTCCTTGAACTCAAGGATGAGTTGATCGCAGAAGGCGTCGAATTTCAATCGGATACTGACACAGAAACTATTGTACATCTTGTAGAACATTACCTCGCCACAGGCATTGGACTCGTGGAAGCCGCACGCAAAACGTTCAACCAGATCCACGGTGCGAATGTTGTTGTGTTGATGTCGGCAGATGAGCCCGATAAGATCGTGACAGCACGTATCGGGAACGCAGGTGGTGTTGTGCTCGGGTTGGGCGAAAGTGAAAACTTTATCGCGAGTGATACACCCGCCATCATGGAACACACGCGTAATGTGATCTTTTTGGAATCGCGACAAATGGCGGTTGTGACACGCGACACCGTGACCATCGAAACATTGGATGGGGCAAAGGTCAAACCGCAGGTACATACTGTTTCATGGGACCCGATCGCAGCAGAGAAGGGCGAGTATCGCCACTTCATGCAGAAAGAAATCCACGAGCAGGTGCGTGCGTTAACGGATACGCTCGCCGGGCGTGTAGATTTTGTGAACGGAAAAATCCGTCTCCCCGATCTAAACCTGACTGAAGAACTTGCGCAAAAGATCGAGAAGATCTACATCACTGCCTGTGGCACGGCGGCCTATGCGGGTATGGTCGGAAAGTATTTGATCGAAAAGATCGCGCGCATCCCTGTGGAAGTGGTGATCGGCTCCGAATTCCGATATAGCGATCCGATCCTGAATGATAAGACCGTCGTGTTGGCCATTTCGCAATCTGGCGAGACAGCCGATACGCTTGCGGCCATGGAAGAAGGACGTCGTAAAGGGGCGATCATTTGGAGCATTGTGAATGCCATCGGCTCACAAGCCATTCGTGTGGCAGATGGATTTATCTCGATGCAAACCGGACCTGAGATCGGGGTCGCTTCAACAAAAGCCTTTACCGCCCCTCTGGTGGATCAATACATGCTGGCGATCCTACTTGCAGATATGCGCGGGGTGATCGATGAGAAGACTCGCAAAGAATTGGTCGCTGACCTGCGCCTCATCCCGGACCTGGTGGGCCGGACCCTCGAACGAGAAAGCGATGTGGAGGCTGTGGCTCATGTTCTGAAAGACATCCGTGACTGTTTGTATCTGGGGCGCGGCATCAACATGCCCATTGCATATGAAGGTGCGTTGAAGTTGAAAGAGATCTCCTACATCCATGCTGAGGGATACCCGGCCGGGGAAATGAAACATGGCCCCATTGCCTTAATTGATGAGCGGATGCCAGTGATTTGTTTGGCGCCAAAAGACCCCTGGCACGAGAAAATGATCTCGCAGATACAGCAAGCCAAGGCACGCGATGGAATCGTGATCGCCGTCGCAACCGATGGAGATGAACTGGTACGGGACATGTCCAGCCACGTGTTGTGGATCCCTGAAACGCCGTGGATGCTCTCCCCGGTCATCACGGTCCTGCCCTTGCAATTGCTGGCCTACCACATCGCCGCCCTGCGTGGGCTTGATGTAGACCAGCCACGTAATCTGGCCAAGAGTGTAACAGTAGAGTAA
- a CDS encoding Tad domain-containing protein has translation MNKMKSQKGQALILIAFGVVALIGFTALAVDGGRAFSDRRHAQNAADTAVLAAALDKINNPTATSYKTVGATRATSNGYTTGVNGRTVEVNLCNESGVTCTGLPTGAATSEYIRVKITSIVPLTFGRVLGRQSVTNVVEAIARVQGSTSSGWSFGNAGMVATKSDNSNQCFLVNGNANIYIHGAGTFTNCTGSQSVFFNGSSTMTYEGNVASAGGCYNQGGTVTFKNGSTYTCPVAQQTINASTFASVPTMPSPPACASLPTVTATVSGGNKIFPPGRYVGGQTVDSGSNGVLNGNGTYCFEGGLNLNGQANLTGTGSNKVVLGGNSLNLTGSANTFSDLEVYVTTGTFRTTGTLTSPRFRFYSSGAGNFTMQNGVFTSTDTYIYNKSGTIDINSQSKVNIHAPASPDPYAGLLFHMPWGNTSAFNLNGGTSDKWYGTVMAPSSDVTYNGGSGFELHGQVIANTFKVNGSTNVDIWYNPADNYNPPNNPTIELTK, from the coding sequence ATGAATAAAATGAAATCACAAAAAGGACAGGCGCTGATCTTAATTGCATTTGGGGTTGTAGCGCTCATTGGGTTCACCGCCCTGGCAGTGGATGGTGGTAGAGCTTTCTCTGATCGACGCCACGCACAGAACGCGGCAGATACAGCAGTATTGGCGGCGGCCCTCGATAAGATCAACAACCCCACTGCCACATCCTACAAAACTGTGGGCGCAACTCGTGCAACCAGCAATGGCTATACAACGGGAGTCAATGGCCGTACAGTTGAAGTAAATCTCTGCAATGAAAGCGGGGTCACTTGTACAGGACTCCCCACCGGCGCAGCCACATCCGAATATATTCGAGTAAAAATAACGTCGATCGTTCCTCTCACGTTCGGTCGCGTTCTTGGACGACAATCGGTAACGAATGTTGTGGAAGCTATCGCCCGCGTACAGGGAAGCACTTCCTCAGGCTGGTCTTTTGGCAACGCGGGAATGGTAGCCACAAAAAGCGACAATTCCAACCAATGTTTTTTGGTCAACGGTAATGCGAACATTTATATTCACGGCGCCGGAACATTTACCAACTGCACCGGTTCACAATCCGTCTTTTTCAATGGCAGTTCAACCATGACATATGAAGGCAATGTAGCATCTGCCGGTGGCTGTTACAACCAAGGTGGCACCGTCACCTTTAAGAATGGCAGCACATACACTTGCCCAGTAGCTCAACAAACGATCAATGCCAGCACATTTGCCAGTGTGCCCACCATGCCATCCCCGCCAGCTTGCGCATCCCTGCCTACAGTAACTGCCACAGTCAGTGGAGGCAACAAAATTTTCCCGCCCGGTAGATATGTGGGGGGACAAACCGTCGATTCCGGTAGTAATGGCGTTCTCAATGGCAATGGAACCTACTGTTTCGAAGGCGGCCTGAATTTGAATGGTCAGGCCAATCTAACAGGGACAGGTTCGAACAAAGTAGTCTTGGGCGGTAATTCTCTGAACCTGACCGGGTCTGCAAATACGTTTTCGGATCTCGAGGTATATGTAACGACCGGCACTTTCAGGACTACCGGCACCCTCACCTCACCCCGCTTCCGCTTCTACTCATCAGGGGCTGGCAATTTTACGATGCAAAATGGAGTATTTACTTCCACAGACACATATATATACAACAAGAGTGGAACCATCGATATCAACTCGCAGTCGAAAGTCAATATACATGCACCAGCATCACCAGATCCTTATGCTGGTTTGTTATTTCATATGCCATGGGGCAATACCAGTGCTTTTAATCTCAATGGAGGCACAAGTGACAAATGGTATGGTACGGTTATGGCGCCGTCAAGTGATGTTACATACAATGGTGGTTCCGGTTTTGAACTCCACGGACAGGTGATCGCAAACACGTTCAAGGTTAACGGTAGCACCAACGTGGACATTTGGTACAATCCTGCAGACAACTACAATCCGCCCAACAACCCAACCATCGAGTTAACCAAATAA